CTGACCACTGGCATTAGTAAGCACATCCTTTTTGCAATTACGAAATGGTCACATCTTTGTCATTATCGAGTTTTAGGCCGTTGACAAGCTTAAGCAACTTGTAGAAGACAAAGACGCAAGAGGAGGAGGATTCTGAAGCGTTAAGAGAGAGACGCTTTATTTGGACCTGAAGATCAGAAAGTCTAGTAATTGCATAGGCAAGTATTGTTATTGTTTAGGATTCAATAGGTGTTATGTTGCAGGATCAGATGTAGTTTGGTGCTGTTATGAAGTCCAAGGACACATGTAACTTTTTACAGCTCAACACTATGTATGTGTGTATATAAGGTTCAGTGTGATTCCATTCATTCTTATTTGCTTTTAAACTTTGTttctaaacaataaaatattgaattgtGTGACATTTGATTCAGGATTAGAATGCAATAAATTTAGAAGACAAGACACTTTTAacacaagcaaaaaaatatcTGAGCGGTGAAACTCTCTATATAAATCAGATTTTTGAAGctttatatatgaaaacaaagaCTCAAAGAAAAATCAGAAGACAGTTGTTTGGCacagagagatagagatagagatagagagagagagcgattagagaaaggagagagagagggagagggggCAGCCTGCGTGATAGGGGCATAATAATAAGTGCAGACGAAGGTTACCACAACTAGGAGAATCCCAAAAAGCGTCTCTGGTAGTCATCTCTGGTACATGCGattgctttttgtttttgtgttctcCCTGCAAGAAACTTGTTTGTGTATATGAACGTTTGTGGATTACTggaattttgatttttggtgTTTTAGTCTCCGGTGGTTTTGTTGTGCCTGTTTGATTTTGGTCTAGGGTTTCCATAAGAAGGTAGTATGTTTTGTTGTGAAACTTCTCAGGCTTAAGGGTGCCTGAAAACATCAGAAATTGTACATAGAAGAGAAATCTGCTTATGGTACCTGCTGGTTTTAGATTTTGCTTACCTTGAATCAAAAGTGCATATAATCCATGTGGTAGCTTTGTTATAGAATGGCACGGGTTTCCAGATTTGAGTCAAGTTAGATCCGAAACTTTGTGGTTTTCTAAACTTGGATGCTGGTATTTTGGATTTGAATAGCATCTGGattaaacttctttttttttctgggtgGGAAGTTTGCActttattgttagagaaatatatgtgGGTTTTAGAATTCAATACCACAAAAATTATTCAAGTAAGAGCAACCCTTTGGTGGTGTACTAAGAGAACTTATTGGTAATCATGGAACTTTGTTTTCTTGCATATTGACTTatgttccatttttttttgttttcgaaaGAGAGTGATATTGGTTTTGCGAAGGGACTTCATGAAGAAGTTGTTGACCAAGAAGTGATGTGCTTTCAGATACTTTTTGGGTTTCTCAGGCAAACATGTTGGTGGAAGGTTCGTTCAGCGCTTCCGTTGAAACAACTCTACTGAACGCATCTGAGTATCAAGACCCATCTGCTGCTTTTAACTGGATGTCGCTTGCTGAAACTTATCAGATGATCCACAAACCTCCCGATGAGTCTCAAGTAAGCTTTCTTGAAGCTTTTCCAGTCCCTGATGCAATGAATCTTGATAAATTAGAACATTCGAAACTTCAAGCAAGTTGTCCGGAAAAGGCCCTGACTTCACTTGTGTATACTCGAAGGAAGAGAAGCCTGAGACCTGGAGGTACTGAGGATAATAACCCAGGAAAGTGCAAGAAACAGGATGATTCACTTGATGACTCTGTTGTCCCAGTTTATAACACTGGAGAAAGCATAAAAGGGAAACATCGCTTCAACAACTGTCTTGTTTATAGCCGGAAGGAAAAAAGAGGCATAACCAGTTGTGTTCCTACAATAGGAgctaatgatgtttttaactcTGTGCACGACTGTGGAGAAACCAAGAGAATAAGAACTCGATTAGATAATTGTCTCGTGTATACCAGCAGAAAGAAAGGTGGAGTAAACTCTAATAGTTGTAGTATTAGCAAACATGTCTCTGGAGGAACCAAGATAAGCGGTGATCAAGCTCACTCTTCTGAGTATAGCCAAATGGGGCATATAGTTAACCCTGGAGAAATCAAGAGTAGTGGCCATGGACCTGTTTACAGCCAAAGCAAGCAGTTAGTGAAATCTAATGGTGATACATCTGATGGCTTACTTGTGTATAGCCGGAGGAAGCAGAGAGGGAAATCTAATGGTGCTCGGGTTAATGGCTTTCTAGTGTATACACGGAAGAAGCCTAGAGAAAATAGTATTACAGACAATACTCAAGCTACCGAAGTGACATCTTCTTCTAATGGAACAAATGACAGCTGCTCGTCACAATCCAGTAAAACTGGAGAAAATGATTCTGACTCAGATACAGACGGTAGTAGTAGCAGCCCTTTCAGACGGTGCAAACGTTGTGATAAGGCAGGAACTGTGGAGAAGATGTTGATTTGTGATGAGTGTGAAGAAGCATATCATACGAGGTGCTGCGGTGTTCGAATGAAAGAGGTTGCAGAGATTGATGACTGGCTCTGTCGATCTTGTTTGACAGAGAAGTCATCAAGGACAAAGATTAAGGGGAGAATATCACGGGAACGGAAATGGAGAGTTTCAGAACCATTTGTTATAGGAGTTAGTGTAGGAAAAGAGTTTCAAGCGGATGTTCCAGACTGGTCAGGTCCAACCATGAGGTAATTTAACTTCCAACTATCACCAGTCCTTTGCATCTGTGAGTCCTATTGTGAGTGACCTTTGTTTGATCTGGttgacataaaaaatatatgttgatctttAATGCAGTGATACTTCTTTTGTTGGTGAACCCCTGGAGATTGGTCAGTCTGAATATATGCATGTAAGCTCCCAGTTAGTGGATAAATAATGTGCGTTTACGTTGCCATAGAGTTAAGTTGTCATCCTTACTCTCTTTGCAGGATCTCAATAAGGCCAAGAATGGTAAGAAACCACCTTCTCCAGTAAATTGGCTCCAATGTAGAGAGGAGGATAGTAATGGAGATATTTGCGGAAAGTGGCGTAGgtaacatgaatttttttttattcttggcTCATCCTCTTTTCTTTCCTGTATCTTGCCATCTATCATTTGTCTCATATCAGTAACTGTTGACATTGGTGTAAAATGAATTGCTCTACACAGGGCTCCTCGCTCAGAGGTACAGACCAACGACTGGGAATGCTTCTGCTGCGTCTTTTGGGATCCATCACATGCTGATTGTGCCGTCCCTCAGGTTCAGAAACTCTCTTACAAAGTACTTTTTATACCTATTCATCTTATTCCATGAAAATGTCATCGAGTCTTTTAAGACAGATTCTCTACATACTCCTAATGAATACATTAAAAGCCTAAAAGGTAAGACAAATGCATCTTCTGTTCTTCTCCTCAGGAACTGGAAACAGATGAGATCCTGAAACAACTCAAGTACATCAAGATGGTTTGTTGTCTTTCCATGTGCCCCTTTTATCTTCCTTGATCACGGATTTATATTCAGTATTTTCGATCTTCTGGACTCTCATCAAGGATCTAAAACTGAATGGTCGCTTTCCTCTGCAGCTTAGACCTCGTTCAGACGCCAAAACGCGGAAGATAGGACCAAATTGTCGAAGCAGATTACATAAATGAAAATCTTTATGAACGCAAGCTTAGCCACATCAAATGCATATGCTTCTTCTGGATCAGAGACTCTAGAAACTAGACAGGTAGTTCAgaatctttttttgttaaaacgCACATGAGTTTTGTACCACTTGCCAAACTTCAGGATATTAAAAATCCTATATaagagatttgatttgattagaatgttaGCTCCCAAAACAGTAGTGAATAGTAGATCGTTTGTATTCAAGGACAGACTCTGGATTAAATCTGAGAATTATTTACAAATCGATAAAGCCCTTATAAACAGCTTGTGAGACAATCAAAGCATTCTGCTGAGAGTAGATTCATTCATACAAGGAAATGAGTTACAGAAAGTCAGTTGCCAATGTCACAAGATTGAGAGAAACAAGAGCAAGTCACCATCCGTATTTAGCTTGTGTGTCGGCTTTAGTGAGCAATCCTTTTAAACGTCTCTCTGCTAGCTCTGTCTCCTTGTGCTTCATGTCCATGAATAACGCAGTGATCTGATGCTTTCTCTTGTGAAGCTTTGACACTTTTACCTTAGATGAAGATGATTCAGGCTGCAAAGACAAATGTTAACAAGAAAACATTTGAAAGTCAATACAGAGACTACAAGTTTGATATGAAATCAAAATAGCTCTCTCTAtctttatataatcaatacAAAGAAGTTGTGTAGAGTAATTCATAAACTTGACAATGGCAGCCACAAACCGTAGATAAATTCACAGATAATCATCACCCAATGTTTTTGGTAGCGGATGACATAAGAAAATGCTTCTATGAACGTAACCCACCTAGCATGTCTTTTGTTCAGTTTTTGCTGGCCTTTAAAATGTTTGAAAGACTCATGATCCTTGTGGATGACAAATTCCTTACGCCAAAAATAGTGTTGCCAAATTTGCAAAACTCGAACCAAAGCATACAACTCATTGTCACACGTTAGGTAGTTTAAAATTGCTCACCTAATTTCTCAATGAAGAAAGTAACGAGCTTACTTTCTTGCATCAAGAAAACATCTATACCAATATCATATGCATCAAGAAAACATCTATACCAATATCATATGCATCACATTCTTACCACTGATAGTTCTTGAtatcttaaatattaaatatattttataacaacacatatatatatatatattctgattTCTAAAAAGAACTCTTATATAATTCTACTTTTAtaattctatttagatcaaacTATTCTCCAAAAATGACTTAAGAAATTTGGTGTCTTTTTTTGAACACTTTTTTTGAACATGAAATTTGGTGTCTTTATCAAAAACAATTGTCCTAGAAATGCTATGCAAACGTACAATTTCTCTAAAGAACAATTTAAGCCATCATCCGTTCTATGACAAACAAAGAATTAAGCCATTTTCGAATACCTATTGGACCacaacaaagattgaatctcttattttcttagttcTAGGTAATCCTAACACAAAATCCATCGACATACCAATCCAAGGTTCATAAGGTATAGACAAAGAATGGTACTTACGTTGTGATTGAACCAAGGCAAGTTTGCAAGTAGTGCATCGCCCACAAATTCTTTCCACATATTTTCTCATATACggccaaaagaaaaatattccatCAAAGCTTCCAACGTCTTGGTCACATCAAAAATGACACATGAGACCTCCTCCATGGGTTTTTCTGACAACAATTCTTTCAAGGATCTGTTAGGTACACACAAACGGGTTTAAAAAAAGACAGTCATCCAACTTATAATACTTGCTATGAGCAAACTTTTCACAAGATTGGTAcacctctttgaaattcataTCATTCTTATagtaagttttgatttttttcaaaccCCAACAACTCAACATTGAGAGTGGAAAAGAGAACATATTTTCTAGAGAGTGTATCGGCCACAATGTTTTTGGTAGCGGATGACATAAAAAAATGCTTCTATGAACTTAACCCGCCTAGCATGTCTTTTGTTCAGCTTTTGCTGgcttttaaaatgtttgaaaGACTCATGATCCGTGTGGATGACAAATTCCTTACGCCAAAAATAGTGTTGCCAAATTTGCAAATCTCGAACCAAAGCTCTTTGTCACACGTTAGGTAGTTTAAGATTGCTCACCTAATTTCTCAATGAAGAAAGTAACGAGCTTCCTTTCTTGCATCAAGACAACATCTATACCAATATCATATGCATCACATTCTTATCATGAATTAGTATTCGAAAATAGTATTTAAAAcctaaataaaaactatatctAAAATCGTTAAAaagaactatattttaaaatataagaactGGAATATTGTTAATTCAAAATGAGTTTGGATATAAACAGATTTTAAACAGaatcataatttattttcgTGGAACATGACTCAAAAGTATGTCAAACTCGAATAAAACCaaagaaataaatttgaaaatttgatccCAACCCCTAATAACGATAATGTCATAAAAAGATAAACTAATGGGAAAATCACATTTTAATCTTTCATACTAAAGCTTACAAGCACTTTAAAATTTGAActatttttactaatatttctAACTATCCAAATAGaaaatttaacatattaaacCTTGAATTTCTTTTTCTGCCAAAATCTGATGACATAAAAGTATGATGTGTCACAAAGTGATGATTTGGCGAGATAAATAATTAACGATGACAtgtaatttttaagaaattgttttgaaaatttatcttcaattaatataataaataaaaataaaataaaagttattaaaattatatttataatttaaaaatttataaactaaaaaactaaataatcaaaaatgaatatatattttttgaaaagcaTAAGATGTTAtgctataaaattatatatataattaaaattcaaaatcatgtcgaaattatataattagacaAGGACTGCTCACCTACAACCGATATACTTATccaatttgatatttttgtcATCTAGAAAATGTTATACTATAATAATTCATGTTCACTGTTTTAAAATtccaattatatatattttcttcttcttcatgtctGTTAATTTGATAGCATgacatcttatatttttaaaaaaaaaaaaatcttcaaacttttggttttttgttaattttacagTTTTATTAACCTtaaaactttcaaacttatatatatatagatttataaatttttaaaaagtttattttaatttaattcttattaaaaataaattagaataatattcaaaaaaataaattacacataATCGCTATTTACTTAGTCATTTTGCCAAATTATTACTTTTTGCCACATCATCTTTCATTATCGATTTCTGGCGGAAAGGAATATTCGAGATTTAGATATGtcaaagttattatttttatgttagaaatgttagtgaaaaaaattgtttgtttaaAACATGTGTAAATGCCAAagatttaaaatgacaaaaaaaaaacttctatcttttttatactccctccgtttcggAAAGATCCactttctagaaaaaaaatttgttttaaaagatatattttttaccttttcaatgtattatttaatgaaaaattgtaaatttcaaaaaagttAATGGTGTTTATTGGATTTTTATTGGCTAAAAGCTATGGGAAattgttatttataaaacacAGTGCATTTACAGTAaagttttaatttgttttcttaatatgtgtgaaaaaatctaaaatatgtatcaatatctttttgaaacggagggagtatttctTACTTCGGACGTCTTGCCGTTTCAAGATGGAAATTAAACGACACGTACTTGTTGTCTAGATAACTAATCCGGCGAGATTTTGGCTGCTTTAACGAAAACTATCATCAATCTCCGTCGTCTTCGAGCTTCCGATCTTCAGCATCCCAATAATCGGCATCGCTGTGGTGAAGTTGATTCGAAGTAGCTATTCAATGGCTTACGTAGACCACGCGTTCTCGATCTCGGACGAGGACCTAATGATTGGGACTTCGTACACCGTCAGTAATCGACCGCCGGTGAAGGAGATCTCACTCGCGGTGGCCCTCCTCTTGTTCGGAATCGTAGGAATCGTCTCCGGTTTCTTCATGGCGTACAACCGCGTTGGCGGTGATCGAGGCCACGGTACGATTCACCTCGCTCGTCATTAGCTAGTGTCAGAGACGGTTCTTGTTAATCAAAAGTAGCTTAGAGTTTAGATAATCTGGATGATTGATTACTTAGTCCTGTGTGTTTGATGAATGTACTTTCTTGAAGAATTAGGGTTTCTATAATTAGCTGGTTTTGATCGTTGTTTCTGGtggaactctctctctctctctaacaaGTTTCTAGAGGCATTGATGTGTTTGTTGCTTATGCATTTTACGCATCTCTTTGCTGCTATGTTAAACAAAACATCTGCATCAGATTGGGTTGTAGAATTGTAAAACAAAGATattgcctttttttttgttctgtttcaAAAACAATTATTGGGCTAAGTATTACCAAAGACTCTCACTATTCTCATTTTTAGTGATATTGTTGTCTGATTGTTGGCGGTGAAACAGGTGTCTTCTTCATTGTCCTAGGGTGTCTTGTGTTTATTCCTGGGTTTTACTATACACGGATTGCATATTACGCTTACAAAGGATATAAAGGTTTCTCCTTCTCCAGCATACCATCCGCTTAGCCCCCCCCCCTTGTGAATCTCGGTCTCTTTTCTCTCTTACTCAATGTAtaggttgttgttgtttctgGTGGTAGGTTTTGTATTGCTTAATGACTTCTTATGTTTAGTGTGATGTTTACATGACTTGAATGATATCCATGTTTAATATGTAACTCTTTTGATTTCTCATTCTGTATGTTAGGTCATTACTCATTAGTTTTGTGTCTATATATACCTCAGCCGTGTTAAAAAAATAGACAAAACTAGTCACATGTAATGATTGTTGTTTAAAAAACGTTATCCTTACACACAGAATTGTAAGATTAATCTTTCTAGAACAAAAGTAGTCTTAAAACATAGAGTGATATATCTTAACCAAAAAGAATGTATAGAGGAAAACTTATAAATAGTTTCTAATTTCTAAAATGAAATAATGGACTCGTTTTAACATTCTAAAGCGCCTCAGGAGAAGGTCGTTTCCTCAAGGGGTAGTTCTGTGGCATATGGTGCTGATCCTCTAAGGAATGCTACACCGATTCAAACTGTTCCTCCTATTGTTACTCCAAGTCCAAATTGtttatttgtaggggttaatcAAATCATATTCCAAACGTTTAACTgaacactctttttttttataacaaattgtattttttttatcaacttacTTCTGAAAAGAATAGAAATGGATTATCCAATCTTTTGTGCCATTTGCAAGTTGCAACTATTATTTGTACTCGTTAATTACGACAAAACACATGTTTAAACTTGGGGGTATATTCCATATATACAAATGGTTCTTGGACGGCTAGGTCCCACAAATTAACACGTCAGGATCAGTTACAGCTAAACCGTTAAGAActgttgagcttaacttggctCTTCCTTCTCTCTATCGTGCCGCCACAAACACTACCCGCCTTTCACTTCTCCCATCTCTCTCTCAAACATGACGTCATGCTCTTTCTCCAGTtcctctctcttctccttcaaccTCCCTAATCAAAACTCTCTCCACCGTCGTCCACCAACCCTCCCCCGTCACGCCATCGTCTCCTCCACCGACGGCAGCAGCAACGgtgcttcttcatcttcatctccgACCGTAAAGCCTACTCGAACCGAAGACAACATCCGCGACGAAGCTCGCCGCCACCGCTCCGCCTCCGCGAATCCTTTCTCCGCCAGATACGTCCCGTTCAACGCTCCCCCCGGCTCCACCGAGTCCTACTCCCTCGACGAAGTCGTCTACCGCAGCGAATCCGGCGGCCTGCTCGACGTCCAGCACGACCTCGACGCCCTGAGGAGCCACGACGGAGCTTACTGGCGCAACCTCTTCGACTCCCGCGTCGGGAAAACCAAGTGGCCCTACGGCTCCGGAGTCTGGTCCAAGAAAGAGTGGGTGCTCCCCGAGATCGACGACGACGACATCGTTTCGGCTTTCGAAGGAAACTCGAACCTCTTCTGGGCCGAGAGGTTCGGCAAAACGTTCCTCGGGATGAACGACTTGTGGGTGAAACACTGTGGAATCAGCCACACGGGAAGCTTCAAAGATCTCGGCATGACTGTGCTGGTCAGCCAAGTCAACCGTCTAAGGAAGATGAATAAACCGGTGGTCGGAGTCGGATGCGCTTCCACCGGAGACACTTCCGCCGCTCTTTCCGCTTACTGCGCCTCCGCGGGGATCCCTTCGATTGTGATCTTACCGGCGAACAAAATCTCCATGGCGCAGCTGGTTCAGCCAATAGCTAACGGTGCGTTTGTTCTGAGCATCGACACCGATTTCGACGGATGTATGAAGCTGATTAGAGAGATTACGTCCGAGTTACCGATTTATTTAGCTAACTCGTTGAATAGTTTGAGGTTAGAAGGGCAGAAGACAGCAGCTATAGAGATTCTTCAGCAGTTTAACTGGCAAGTTCCTGATTGGGTGATTGTTCCCGGAGGCAATCTCGGTAACATCTACGCGTTTTACAAGGGTTTTAAAATGTGTCAAGAGCTGGGGCTTGTCGATAGGATCCCTAGGCTGGTTTGCGCGCAGGCGGCTAACGCGAATCCGCTTTACTTGCATTACAAGTCAGGGTGGAAGGAGTTCAAACCGGTTAAGGCCAATGCTAC
This genomic stretch from Brassica napus cultivar Da-Ae chromosome C9, Da-Ae, whole genome shotgun sequence harbors:
- the LOC106375529 gene encoding threonine synthase 1, chloroplastic-like, which produces MTSCSFSSSSLFSFNLPNQNSLHRRPPTLPRHAIVSSTDGSSNGASSSSSPTVKPTRTEDNIRDEARRHRSASANPFSARYVPFNAPPGSTESYSLDEVVYRSESGGLLDVQHDLDALRSHDGAYWRNLFDSRVGKTKWPYGSGVWSKKEWVLPEIDDDDIVSAFEGNSNLFWAERFGKTFLGMNDLWVKHCGISHTGSFKDLGMTVLVSQVNRLRKMNKPVVGVGCASTGDTSAALSAYCASAGIPSIVILPANKISMAQLVQPIANGAFVLSIDTDFDGCMKLIREITSELPIYLANSLNSLRLEGQKTAAIEILQQFNWQVPDWVIVPGGNLGNIYAFYKGFKMCQELGLVDRIPRLVCAQAANANPLYLHYKSGWKEFKPVKANATFASAIQIGDPVSIDRAVYALRNCDGIVEEATEEELMDAMAQADSTGMFVCPHTGVALTALFKLRSQGVIAPTDRTVVVSTAHGLKFTQAKIDYHSKAIPDMACRFSNPPVEVKADFGAVMDVLKGYLGSEELRS
- the LOC106375532 gene encoding uncharacterized protein LOC106375532 isoform X1 — protein: MLVEGSFSASVETTLLNASEYQDPSAAFNWMSLAETYQMIHKPPDESQVSFLEAFPVPDAMNLDKLEHSKLQASCPEKALTSLVYTRRKRSLRPGGTEDNNPGKCKKQDDSLDDSVVPVYNTGESIKGKHRFNNCLVYSRKEKRGITSCVPTIGANDVFNSVHDCGETKRIRTRLDNCLVYTSRKKGGVNSNSCSISKHVSGGTKISGDQAHSSEYSQMGHIVNPGEIKSSGHGPVYSQSKQLVKSNGDTSDGLLVYSRRKQRGKSNGARVNGFLVYTRKKPRENSITDNTQATEVTSSSNGTNDSCSSQSSKTGENDSDSDTDGSSSSPFRRCKRCDKAGTVEKMLICDECEEAYHTRCCGVRMKEVAEIDDWLCRSCLTEKSSRTKIKGRISRERKWRVSEPFVIGVSVGKEFQADVPDWSGPTMSDTSFVGEPLEIGQSEYMHDLNKAKNGKKPPSPVNWLQCREEDSNGDICGKWRRAPRSEVQTNDWECFCCVFWDPSHADCAVPQELETDEILKQLKYIKMLRPRSDAKTRKIGPNCRSRLHK
- the LOC106375533 gene encoding transmembrane protein 230-like, whose protein sequence is MAYVDHAFSISDEDLMIGTSYTVSNRPPVKEISLAVALLLFGIVGIVSGFFMAYNRVGGDRGHGVFFIVLGCLVFIPGFYYTRIAYYAYKGYKGFSFSSIPSA
- the LOC106375532 gene encoding chromodomain-helicase-DNA-binding protein 5 isoform X2; amino-acid sequence: MSLKKRSLRPGGTEDNNPGKCKKQDDSLDDSVVPVYNTGESIKGKHRFNNCLVYSRKEKRGITSCVPTIGANDVFNSVHDCGETKRIRTRLDNCLVYTSRKKGGVNSNSCSISKHVSGGTKISGDQAHSSEYSQMGHIVNPGEIKSSGHGPVYSQSKQLVKSNGDTSDGLLVYSRRKQRGKSNGARVNGFLVYTRKKPRENSITDNTQATEVTSSSNGTNDSCSSQSSKTGENDSDSDTDGSSSSPFRRCKRCDKAGTVEKMLICDECEEAYHTRCCGVRMKEVAEIDDWLCRSCLTEKSSRTKIKGRISRERKWRVSEPFVIGVSVGKEFQADVPDWSGPTMSDTSFVGEPLEIGQSEYMHDLNKAKNGKKPPSPVNWLQCREEDSNGDICGKWRRAPRSEVQTNDWECFCCVFWDPSHADCAVPQELETDEILKQLKYIKMLRPRSDAKTRKIGPNCRSRLHK